Part of the Desulfolutivibrio sulfoxidireducens genome is shown below.
AATCCAGGGCCACGCCGGATTCCATGATGGCCTCGGACATGCGCGCGAGGGCCTCGTCCATCAGGGCGTCCACCGCGCCGGGTGTTTTTTCGTAGGGTCTGGTCCGCCAGGCGATGCGGTCCAGAACGTCGGCCAGGATCATGACCGTAAAGGCCAGCTTGCGGAATGTCCCGGCGCTTTCGGGGGGGAAGATGGCCGAGGAGTCGTAGTCGTCGTCCGTGGACAGGGAGACGATGCGTATGTCCCGAAATTCCGGGAAACGGTCCAGGATGATGCGGTGCAGGGTGTTGTACATGCCGAACCGGCAGGGACCACCGGCCTCGGGCATGAAATAGACGTAGTCGCCGGCGGAAAAACCCGCTCCCAGGCGTTTTTTCTCGTCCTGAAGAAATAGCAGCACGTCCCCCAGGGTCACTTGGCAGGGGAAGCACTCCTTGCCCGAGGTCAGTTCCTTGCCGAGGTTGAGGCCGATCATGGTGGGCATGACCACGGCCTGGACGCCGAAGGCCCGCAGGGCCGCGACCAGGAGTCGGGAGCCGATGGGGGCCATGTCGGGCATCAGCAGGGTCTTGCCGGACAATTCCGGGATGAGCTTGGGGGTTGACCGTGCCTTGCGGCCTGATGCCGTCATGAGACCGCCTCCGTGACCGCGACGCCGGCGAGGCCGGGTGAGCGCATGTTCTCGCGCACCACGTTGGCGAAGGCCTCCATGCGGGTGATCATTCCGGCTGCCGCGCTGTGCTCGTCGAGTTCGAGCAAAAGAAAAGGTTTGTCGCCCATAATGTGGCCGTAGAAGTGCTCCAGGAAGGAATCGGGACCGCAGGAGAAATTTCCCAGATGCACCCCGAAGCGGTTTGGGGTTTCGACCGTTTGCGTCGCCGCCCGCAGGATGCGCCCGCCGAGCCCCCAGTACATGCCCTGAAACCCGGTCAACTCCGTGTCCGACAGGGACAGAAAGTCGGTGGGAATGGCCTTGACCCCGAGTCTGGCCGCAAGCCGGCCAAGCCCCAGGCTCAGGCGCTCGTCGTGCAGGTTGTAGGGGCGGCCGCTGACGATCCAGACGGGTTCGGTCTCGGGGACCAGGCCCAGGATTTCCCGTCCCCGGTCCATCAGGTCCATTGAAAAGGCCTTCTGGGCCGCCAAGGCCTCGCGCACCGCCCGCAAAACCGTGGCCTCGGTCGGGCGAAGCCCCGGGGGCAGGCTCCGGTGCAAGGCGGCGGCCAGGGCCCGGGGGCCGTGGGCCAGATGCAGGGTGGGACCGATGATGCGCTCGCCGGGGATGCCCAGGGCGGTCTTGACCAGATACTTCGCGCTTTGGACCATGGGGCAGAAAAGCCCCTTTTCCGTCTCGCGGGCCGAGGGGATGTTCACCACCGTGGGCAGAAAAAGGAAGTCCGCCTGGCCCAGGAGGCCCTTGACGTGGCCGTGGAAGACCTTGATCGGGAAGCAGGTCTCCGCGGTCATGGATTCCACCCCGGCGGTCACCGTCTCCCGGTTCGTCCGGGGGCTTTGGATCACCCGGAACCCGCATCCGGCAAGCAGCCGGGTCCAAAAGACGGCCCATTCCAGGGAGTGCAGGGCCATGGGCACCCCGGCCAGGGGGGCGTCCTGGCCGGTGTCGCCGTTTTGGGCCGCGTCCAGATGCCGCCGGAACATGTCGTCGCGCAGCTTGAAAAAGTCCGTCTCCGCCGTGACGTCGGAGATCCTGGCCTCGTAGCGGCCGCAGTCGCCGCCCCAGACGCTTTTGCGGCCGCCGAAGTGGTAGATCTTGAGCTTGCATTCGTTGCCGCAGGTCTTGTCCGCCCGGCAGATGGTCTCCTTGAAGTCGACCTTCATGGCGGCCAGATCCTCGATATGGCGTTTTTTGGGCTGTTTTTCCCCGCGCAAAAAGGCGTCGCGGACAAAAAGGGCCACGCCGTAGGCCCCCATGACCTCCCGGTGCCGGGGGACGAGGATGGGCCGGTCGAGGATTTTCTCGAAGGCGGCAACGATGCCCTTGTTCAGGGAGGGACCGCCCAGGAACATGATCCGCTGTCCGATACGCCGGTTTTCCACCACCCGGCGCAGGTAGTTGTGCACGATGGCGTAGCACAGCCCGGCGATGAGATCGGCGCGTTTGGCCCCTTTCTGGGCATGGGCGGCCAGGTCCGACTCCATGAACACGGTGCATCGTTCGGCCAGGGCCACGGGATTTGTGGCGGCCAGGGCCACATCCTGGAATTCGCCCACGATGTTGATCTTGAGCTTGTTGGCCAGTTCGTGCAGGAAGCTTCCGGTGCCCGCGGCGCAGATCTTGTTCATGACGAAGTCGGTGGGACGGCTGTTGTCGATGGCGATGTATTTGGAGTCCTGCCCGCCGATCTCGAAGATGGTGTCGATTTCCGGGTCGATGGCCACCGCGCCCCGGGCATGGGCGGTGATCTCGTCGATGATCAGGTCGGCGTCGAGGAAGTCCCCGGCCACGTTGCGCCCGGAGCCGGTGGTAGCCACGCCCATGAGGGTGAAACGCCCGCCCAGGGCGGTGGTCAGGTCGGAAAGGAGCTCGCGAACGACCTCGATGGGTTTGCCCCGGGTGGGCACGTATTTTTTGTGCAGGAGCCGTCCCGATGCGTCCACCAGGGCGTACTTGGTGGAGGTCGAACCGATGTCCACCCCGAGCCAGGCCGGGATGGGGCCGTTTGCGGCCTCGGGCGGCGGGGGCGGGGAGTTGTCCGGATCGAAGACGGTGCGGGTCAGGACCAGCCGGGGGGCCCTTTTGAAGGCCTCGTCCGCAACTCCCCGGGACGTTTGCAACAAAACCGTATCCACGGCGTTTTTCCGTCCGGCGAGGCGGGAGCACAGGGCCGCCCCGATGGCCCCCATGGAGGCGTGCCGGGGCGGGACGGCAAGGCTCGGGAAATAGCGGCGGAAGGCCGCGGCCAAGAGTTCGTTTCCGGCCGGGCCGCCGATGAGCACCACGGGTTCGGCGAGGGCGCGCCCGGCCAGCATGGTGCTCACGAAGTTGGCCGCCGTGCCGTGGTGCAGGCCGGCGATGATATTCGGAAGCGTTTCGCCCTTGTTTTGCAGGTGGATCATGTCCGACTTGGTGAACACCGTGCAGCGGCAGGCCACATGGGCCGGATAGGTGCTGGTCAGGCCCAGGGCCACGAAATCGGCCAGGACCCGGTCGAGCTTTTCCTGGTCCATGTCGAATGCCCCGCCATACATGGCCAGGGCCAGGCGCTCGGCCTGCTGGTCAATGAACGAGCCCGTGCCCGAGGCGCACGGACCGTTCATGGCGAAGGACTCCATGCTCCAGTTCCCGGCGGCGTCGTAGGCGATCTGGAAGAGGGCCGCGTCCTGGCCGCCCATGGCGATGATGGAGCGCACGCCCGGGACCAGATGCGCCACGGCCGTGGTCTGGGCGATGGTCTCCACCTCGAAGGGCGCGCCAAGCGTCTCGGCCAGGCGTTCCCCCCGGCTTCCGGTGAAGGACACCGATCGGACGCTCGAGGCCTCGAAGCGGGAGAGGACGCTGGCCAGGACCTGGCGCGTCTCGTCGGAGGCGCGCCCGAAATGGCGGGTGTAGGGGGTTTCGTGAACCACCTGGCCATCGGCGTCGAGGACGGCGCAGTTGACGCTCACGGCGCCCACGTCCACACCGATGTCGTACCGCACGGCATACCTCCGAGAGTGTGTGTCCCCTTGCGAACCGGGGAGGCGATTGGTCATTTCCAGGCCCCGAACACCTAAGGCTTACCCCTGCGCCATCAAAGCCTTCCAGACGGGCCGCATCCGTGGACCCCGTCTTTGGGCCGCTCGTCGGACAACGAGCCGGAAGAACGAAGGAGACGAAATATATCCGTGGGGAGGGGGAGTTGTCCACCGTCGTTATGAAAATTGTCCGTGCAAACGCAAAAACGGCCGTTTTACCAATGCGCGGCGATCCAGGAGCTAAGAAACTCGCCCACGATGCGGTTGCCTTCGGCGTCCCAGTGGGCGTCCAGGGGGTAATAGGGATTGCGTCCGCCGGTCATGGCGGCCTGGATCGGGGGCGTCAGGTCCACGATCTCCAGGCTCGGGTCCACGGTCCTGATCGTCTGGGCCACGAGCCTGTTGGGCATATCCAGATCGAACAGGGCCGGGTCGGCATGAAGGCGTTTGGCGGTATCCGCGAACAGCCGGGGATTGATTTGCACCTCGGCGGGCGAAAGTACGATCAGCACCCTGGTTCCACCGGCCTGAAGGCCGGAAAGATACCGGGCCAGCTCGGCCACGCGCTCCAGGGCGGGCCGCAGGGATTCCCGCGCCGCGCCGCGGCAGATCTCCAGATTGCGTTCGGACACCCTGGCGAAGGTCTCCGGGTCCATGGGACCCAGGGCCAGGGTGTAGGGCTGGGGGACGCAAGAGGCGATGGATGGCCCCTGGCTGTAATAGAAGTAGGCGGCGTGAGCGAAATCCAAAAGCCGCAGTGGGAAAAGATGAGGGGGATGCCACATGCGTTTGCGACCGGTATGGCTGTCGAGGAAGTGTCCGCCCATGGTGTTGTTGAGGCGGTCGTCGTCCCGGACCTCTTCACGGAGGATCTCGCCCAGATCATTGGCCGCAAAGATGTTGACCATGACCGCGTCGTGCTCCACCTGCGGGAGCCAGTTTTTCATGGCGGCGAGATATTGGGGGACCGAGGAGATCGGTTCGCCGAAATTGACCACCCGGACAGTGCGCCCGGCGGCCTGGAGCCGTTTTTGGATCACGCCGTTGTAGGATGCCGACTCGTTGACCGTGGCGTGGCAGAAGGAATCCCCGAAGCTCAATATCCGAAGTTCGTCTTTCGGTTTGGCCTTTGGCACGCTGGAATCGTTGTAATTGAGGGAACGCAGGTCAACCACGTCCCCGGACGGATGATAGGACGAGGTGTAGGCGTACTCTTCGACGAGGCGAAGCGCCCCCTCGGCAATGGCCACGGATACGATAACTATCGAACATATCAAGAGAAGCTTATTTTTTCCGGATTTCATGACGTCCTGGGAGAAAAAAAGGGGTTGTATGTCGTTGCGGTCGGGCGGCCTGCCCGATGGCCGGGGCTTGTCCGAAAGCCTGAGAAAAAAAAGGGTTGCATGTCGTTGCGGCCGGGCGGGGACCGAAAACGGACGGCGACACGGGGAAGAGCGATGTCTCGGCGGGGTGCTTCACAGTCTGGTTTCCGGTACGGGGTGGGGCGGAAGGGGGCGCTCTTTTCATGCCTGCGCGGTGATGGATCGTGGCTTCTTTGGGTTGCGGTGTCAATGACGCCGCGCGAGAAAGGGAAGGATTTCGGACAGGAAAGGGAATGGGCTGGGCAGGCGAACGCCGCTTTCGGGTTCGAAGAATATTTTTTGCGTGATTCCATTCTGGAATGTTTTGGCTTATGCTCAACACAACACATCAAGGAGAGACCATGAATCCGGATATGGAAAAAGAAAAAACCCTTTTCTCCAAAAAGCTCGACTCCCTCGGCAAAAAAGACTGTCTTCCCGGGCCGCTGCTTGCCCTTGTCGCCGCCACCATCGATCTGCAGTTGGCGGCCAAGGACCGGCTCCTGGAAGCGGCCTCTCCTGGCGACACGATCGCCGCGAGCCTGGAAGATGTGGAAAAGGTCCTGCGCGGCGCCTGCCTTCTCCCCCGGGAACGGTTCACCCTGGATCGGGAGACGGCCATGGGCCTGCTTGAGTCCCTGTCGGCCCTGGCCGCGGATTCCTGGCCGCCCCTGGCCCACGCCGCCGCCCGGATCGCCGCCGCCAGACAAAACCGTGAGTTCGACCCCGCCGCCGCCATGGATGCCCATCTGGCGGGCGACGACGCCTTTTTTCGCGATCTCGAGCGCCTGACCCCGCAGGCCCCGAGGTTCCCGGGGTTCCTGGTCCAGGCGGCCATGGCCCCGGGCCTGGAGATCCTGGGCGCCCAGGTCTATGCCCGTTTCCCCGCGGACCGGTCCTGGACCCACGGCCACTGTCCGGTCTGCGGCAGCCCGCCGCTGGTTTCCCGGCTTCTCGGCAAGGAGGGGGCGAGGCATCTGACCTGCAGTTTCTGCCATGTGGAATATCGGGCCAGGCGTCTGATGTGCCCCTTTTGCGGCGAGGACGACGCCGGAAAACTCGACTATTTCACCACGCCGGACGAGCCGGGCTACCGGATCGACACCTGCGCCACCTGCATGCGCTACATCAAGACCACGGATTTCCGGGAGTTCGACCGGCCCTCGCATCCGCTTCTGGACGACCTGGAATCCCTGGCCCTGGACCTGGCCGTGCAAAAAAAGGGATTTACCCGTCCAGTCCTGTCCGCCTGGGGTTTTTAATCATGTCCGCCGGTCTTCGGGACGCGTCCACGCCGGTTGTCGTCGGCGTCGCCTGCCGCCGCTTCAGGGATGGGGCCTTCACGGACATCCAGGACGACCTCGCCGTGGAAATCGGCATCGAGGTGTCCTGCGGACCGGGTCCGGCCAGGCGTCTGTATGCCGCGCCGCTTGATCTGCCGGTCCTGGCCCTGGGACACGCCTGGCTCGAGATGTGCCCGCCGGGGTTTTCGCCTGTCGCCGTTGCCCGCGACGGCGGGACATGGGCCGCAAAGACTCCGGAGAGCCCGGAGACGATACGACGTTTCGTCTTCGAACTGGTTCCCGGCAGGGAGACGGTCCTTTCCGGGCCGGAGTGTCCCGGGAGCCTGACGCCCCAAAAGGTCGTCGAACACATGCGTCGGTTCATCGCCGCGCCGGGGCTGTGGGAGGACACGGGCTGTTTCCATCGGGGAGGCGTCCTTGATCCGGCCACGGGCGACTTTCTCTTTCTGGCCGAGGACATCGGACGCCACAACTGCCTGGACCGTCTGGGCGGGCGGGCGTTGCTGGCGAAAACGAGCCTTGCCGGGCTGGTCCTTTTCCTGTCCGCCCGGGTCACCGCCAGCATGTGCGACAAGGCCCTGCGGGCGGGGTTTACGTGCATCGTCAGCCGTTCGGCCGTGACCACCGAGGCCGTGCGCCTGGCCCGGGAGGGAGGGCTTGCCCTGGCCGGATTCGCCCGGGAGGCCGAGAACCGCTTTACCGTGTTTTGCGATCCCAGCGGGAGGTTTTCGAAGTGATCGGGCGGGAGAGCGCCGCATCCCCGGGGCCGGATTCCCGGGAGGTCCTGGGGGTGGTCCTGGCCGGAGGCAAAAGCGTCCGTCTTGGCCGGGACAAGGTCGCCGAGGTCTTTTTGGGCCAGAACATGCTCGCGCGTACGGTCAACCTGCTTTTCCGGGTTGTCGGTCAGGTTGTGGTGTCCGGCCGTGATCCCTCCCCCTTTGGAATCTCCGTCCCCTGGTTGCCCGACGCGGTCACCGGCAAGGGGCCGGCCGGGGGCGTCCTCACGGTCCTGGAGGCCTTCGGCCGTCCCATCCTGGCCGTGTCCTGCGATCTGCCCTTTTTGCGCGAAAAGACCCTGGCCGATCTTCTGGCCGCCAGGGACCGGCGGCCGGCAAAGGCCCTCATGACCGCCTATCGGCGCATCGACACGGGCTACATGGAATCCCTTGTGGCCGTGTACGAACCGGCCGGGGCGCCCCTTTTGCGCCGGGCCATCGAGACCGGGAGCAACCGGCTTTTCTCCGTGTTTACCGAAGACCTGCGGCATCACCTGGATTACGACCCGGACGATTCCGTTGCCGCTAGGCCCTTTTTCAACGTCAACTCTCCCCGCGATCTGGCCCTGGCGCGGGAAATGGAGCGGATTTCGTGAACGGTTCACCCCCCCTCATGGACGACCTGGGACGCACGGTCAGCTATCTGCGCCTGTCCATCACCGACCACTGCAACCTGCGTTGCCTGTATTGCCGGCCTCCGGAGCAGGTGCCATATATCCCCCACGACGACATCCTGCGCTACGAGGAACTGTTGGTCATGGTGGATCTGGCCCGGGAATTGGGCATCGGCAAGATCCGGCTCACCGGTGGGGAACCCTTTCTGCGCCGCAATTTTCTTTTTCTGGTGGAATCCATCCTCAAACGCCATCCGGAGGTGGACCTGCGGCTGACCACCAACGGCACTCTATTACCTGGTAAGGCGAAGGAACTGAAGGACTTGGGAGTCAACAACATCAATGTTTCCCTGGACAGTCTGTATCCAAAGACCTTTGCCCGGGTCACCGGTTCGGACCTCTATGCCGCCGTGCGCCGGGGCATGGACGAGGTCATGGCGGCGGGCATGCGCCTGAAAGTCAACGCCGTGGCCCTAAGGGGCATAAACGACGGCGAATTGGCCGGTTTTTTCGAGTTCATCCGTCACAATCCCGTGGACTTCCGGCTCATCGAATTCATGCCCATGGGCGGGCAGACCATGTGGAGTCCGGAATACTACTGGTCCGCCCCGGACATCCTGCGCGAGGCCGAGGAACTGGCCGACCTGACAGTCGAAAAACGAGCCCCCGGCGACTCCGGCCCGGCCCGCATGTACCGGGTGGACGGCAGTCTGGGACGTTTCGGGGTCATCTCCGCCTTGAGCGACCATTTCTGCCATTCCTGCAACCGGTTGCGCGTCACCCCGGACGGCAACCTGCGCACCTGCCTTTTTTCCGACAAGCAATACCGCCTGCGACCGATCTTGCGTCATCCGAGGCTCGGCCCCGAGATGGTGAGCCGGGTCATGCGTCTGGCCCTGCGCAAAAAACCCCTGGGATACCAGATATTGCAGCAGCGAAAAGAGGCCGGCGCGGCCATTCACGGCATGATGTCGGCCATCGGCGGATAGTGTTGCGTCTCTTGAAAAATACCCCGGTATTTTTAAGAAAAAAATAATTATTTCAAATTGTTATTTTCGAAATTTGTGAACGCTCGTTTCGAGGACACGACACGAGGTTGGCCCCTTCCGCCGGGAAGCGGGTCGGGCGTGTCTTTCCGATTGCCTGAAATGAGTGGGTCGGGCGTCTTCCGGATTGCCTGAACTGCAATACCGTGTCGTTTCCCGGGGCGCGGCGCGCGCCGGGGCAAGGGGGAAGGCGTGGACGACGACGAACGGCGGTTGCTTGCGGCCCTGGCCGGGCAGGCCGAGGGCAATTTTCCCGACCGGCGCATGCCGGGGGAGATGGCCGTGGCCTTGGGCATCCCCCAAAAGCGGGCCATGGCCATTTTGCGGCGTTTCGCGGATGCCGGCCTTTATGAATACGACATTTCGCTGTATAGCGGCCGCCTCACCGCCAAGGCCCTGGAGATGATCCGTCTGGAGGAGAAGCAATGAAGGCCTCACGGCACGTCCTGGCCGCGATTCCCTTGGCCGCCGTGGTCCTGGCCGCCGGGAGACCCCTGTCCGAGGCCTGCCTGGCCGCCACGGCCAGCGTCCTGATCGATCTGGATCATCTGGGCGACTATCTGCTGTGTCGCGGCGGCTGGTACGGCCTGAAGGATTTTTTCAGCAGTTGCAACGAAGGCCGCCTGAATCGCCTCTATCTCGTGCTGCATGCCTGGGAGTGGATCATCCTCGGCCTTTGTGCCGCCCTGGCCTGGGGTTTTTGGCCGGCGGGCATGGTCGTTTTGGGCATGGCCTGGCATCTTGCCTTTGACCAGGTAGGCAACCGGGGCATCGTCACGCCCGGGTTCTACTGGATCACGCGACGGGCCAGGGTCGGCTTCGACGCGTGGAAGCTGTATCGCGATCCGGCGAAAATCTACGCGTAAAAGGAAAGGTTGAGCCGGGGACAGGCGGCCTTGGCCGGGGTCAGGGTCTCGATGCGGGCCAGGGGGTCCACCTCGAGACCGGTGTTGTAGCGCAAAAAATCGTGG
Proteins encoded:
- a CDS encoding formate dehydrogenase accessory sulfurtransferase FdhD codes for the protein MSAGLRDASTPVVVGVACRRFRDGAFTDIQDDLAVEIGIEVSCGPGPARRLYAAPLDLPVLALGHAWLEMCPPGFSPVAVARDGGTWAAKTPESPETIRRFVFELVPGRETVLSGPECPGSLTPQKVVEHMRRFIAAPGLWEDTGCFHRGGVLDPATGDFLFLAEDIGRHNCLDRLGGRALLAKTSLAGLVLFLSARVTASMCDKALRAGFTCIVSRSAVTTEAVRLAREGGLALAGFAREAENRFTVFCDPSGRFSK
- a CDS encoding formate dehydrogenase accessory protein FdhE, translating into MNPDMEKEKTLFSKKLDSLGKKDCLPGPLLALVAATIDLQLAAKDRLLEAASPGDTIAASLEDVEKVLRGACLLPRERFTLDRETAMGLLESLSALAADSWPPLAHAAARIAAARQNREFDPAAAMDAHLAGDDAFFRDLERLTPQAPRFPGFLVQAAMAPGLEILGAQVYARFPADRSWTHGHCPVCGSPPLVSRLLGKEGARHLTCSFCHVEYRARRLMCPFCGEDDAGKLDYFTTPDEPGYRIDTCATCMRYIKTTDFREFDRPSHPLLDDLESLALDLAVQKKGFTRPVLSAWGF
- the mobA gene encoding molybdenum cofactor guanylyltransferase is translated as MIGRESAASPGPDSREVLGVVLAGGKSVRLGRDKVAEVFLGQNMLARTVNLLFRVVGQVVVSGRDPSPFGISVPWLPDAVTGKGPAGGVLTVLEAFGRPILAVSCDLPFLREKTLADLLAARDRRPAKALMTAYRRIDTGYMESLVAVYEPAGAPLLRRAIETGSNRLFSVFTEDLRHHLDYDPDDSVAARPFFNVNSPRDLALAREMERIS
- the moaA gene encoding GTP 3',8-cyclase MoaA, whose protein sequence is MDDLGRTVSYLRLSITDHCNLRCLYCRPPEQVPYIPHDDILRYEELLVMVDLARELGIGKIRLTGGEPFLRRNFLFLVESILKRHPEVDLRLTTNGTLLPGKAKELKDLGVNNINVSLDSLYPKTFARVTGSDLYAAVRRGMDEVMAAGMRLKVNAVALRGINDGELAGFFEFIRHNPVDFRLIEFMPMGGQTMWSPEYYWSAPDILREAEELADLTVEKRAPGDSGPARMYRVDGSLGRFGVISALSDHFCHSCNRLRVTPDGNLRTCLFSDKQYRLRPILRHPRLGPEMVSRVMRLALRKKPLGYQILQQRKEAGAAIHGMMSAIGG
- a CDS encoding acyl-CoA dehydratase activase, with amino-acid sequence MRYDIGVDVGAVSVNCAVLDADGQVVHETPYTRHFGRASDETRQVLASVLSRFEASSVRSVSFTGSRGERLAETLGAPFEVETIAQTTAVAHLVPGVRSIIAMGGQDAALFQIAYDAAGNWSMESFAMNGPCASGTGSFIDQQAERLALAMYGGAFDMDQEKLDRVLADFVALGLTSTYPAHVACRCTVFTKSDMIHLQNKGETLPNIIAGLHHGTAANFVSTMLAGRALAEPVVLIGGPAGNELLAAAFRRYFPSLAVPPRHASMGAIGAALCSRLAGRKNAVDTVLLQTSRGVADEAFKRAPRLVLTRTVFDPDNSPPPPPEAANGPIPAWLGVDIGSTSTKYALVDASGRLLHKKYVPTRGKPIEVVRELLSDLTTALGGRFTLMGVATTGSGRNVAGDFLDADLIIDEITAHARGAVAIDPEIDTIFEIGGQDSKYIAIDNSRPTDFVMNKICAAGTGSFLHELANKLKINIVGEFQDVALAATNPVALAERCTVFMESDLAAHAQKGAKRADLIAGLCYAIVHNYLRRVVENRRIGQRIMFLGGPSLNKGIVAAFEKILDRPILVPRHREVMGAYGVALFVRDAFLRGEKQPKKRHIEDLAAMKVDFKETICRADKTCGNECKLKIYHFGGRKSVWGGDCGRYEARISDVTAETDFFKLRDDMFRRHLDAAQNGDTGQDAPLAGVPMALHSLEWAVFWTRLLAGCGFRVIQSPRTNRETVTAGVESMTAETCFPIKVFHGHVKGLLGQADFLFLPTVVNIPSARETEKGLFCPMVQSAKYLVKTALGIPGERIIGPTLHLAHGPRALAAALHRSLPPGLRPTEATVLRAVREALAAQKAFSMDLMDRGREILGLVPETEPVWIVSGRPYNLHDERLSLGLGRLAARLGVKAIPTDFLSLSDTELTGFQGMYWGLGGRILRAATQTVETPNRFGVHLGNFSCGPDSFLEHFYGHIMGDKPFLLLELDEHSAAAGMITRMEAFANVVRENMRSPGLAGVAVTEAVS